A window of the Candidatus Thorarchaeota archaeon genome harbors these coding sequences:
- a CDS encoding HNH endonuclease, giving the protein MSGGSRADPYYQRNPPKKSAAPSASEKGAKKRGRKPNFEEVKRLYFDEGLSIPAVAEALDVSRYSVVEVFKEHGLQARRRQYTDQDVKDLYDKGLTQQQVADHFKISFQSVIEIFKRNGWKARPLLKTPIDRTLELYRQGYTQKEMAEILGVSPAAVWQLLNKMGLVSARNKDWKMREASNRAIEYEKGREWRRKRKEIHERDNHTCQGCGRSPDKVNGVRLAVHHIVPLAQWIYEGRDPSEYPDDLLVTVCKKCHSIADAGRGRMKYVRPPLK; this is encoded by the coding sequence TTGTCTGGTGGGTCCCGTGCGGATCCGTACTATCAGAGAAACCCACCAAAAAAGAGCGCCGCGCCAAGTGCTTCCGAGAAAGGGGCGAAGAAGCGGGGCAGGAAACCGAACTTCGAGGAGGTGAAGAGACTCTACTTCGACGAGGGTTTGTCGATACCTGCGGTAGCAGAAGCGCTAGACGTCTCACGATACTCTGTCGTGGAGGTCTTCAAGGAACACGGTCTGCAGGCACGCAGGAGGCAGTACACCGACCAAGATGTCAAGGACCTCTATGACAAAGGACTGACACAACAGCAGGTGGCCGACCACTTCAAGATTTCATTCCAGTCGGTCATTGAGATATTCAAGAGAAACGGGTGGAAGGCCAGACCTCTGCTAAAGACCCCGATTGACAGAACTCTTGAGTTGTACAGACAAGGCTACACCCAGAAGGAGATGGCTGAGATACTGGGGGTCTCTCCTGCAGCTGTCTGGCAGTTGCTCAACAAGATGGGGTTGGTGTCCGCCCGAAACAAGGACTGGAAGATGCGAGAGGCATCCAATCGAGCCATAGAATACGAGAAGGGCAGGGAATGGAGACGCAAGAGGAAAGAGATTCATGAACGTGACAACCATACGTGTCAAGGATGTGGACGCAGCCCTGACAAGGTGAACGGTGTTAGGCTTGCTGTGCACCACATAGTACCTCTTGCTCAATGGATCTACGAAGGACGTGACCCGAGTGAGTATCCTGATGACCTTCTTGTCACGGTGTGCAAGAAGTGCCACTCCATAGCAGATGCGGGAAGAGGCAGGATGAAGTATGTCAGACCGCCACTGAAGTGA
- a CDS encoding Gfo/Idh/MocA family oxidoreductase, with the protein MEGGGGPHISMLGQFISMVKLRRICIKENPCRLAPSVEAKGCMTIPKIGIVGTGAMGRIHARVLSNIRALEAVADTSIDRARQVAETYGVRAFDGFESMLQETRLDGVIVATPTPTHASIAKSIASDYEGIRGILIEKPLASTLADAESVARVLKKRGIIAIVSHSEIYNPVVERALSLIRSSAIGKPRAVIHDRRGFVQASRIPSLGDVFEDIGVHDFDIMSRISSGPAGLYAIGSESDRVCNSATVLVKFDSGTEHVFHLSRQYAGRTRSMDVSGTKGVLVLDLFGQIIKIQDLDQEPSADGRAISLPERGATVKVYGEPVQEVLNDFIRCIEMGSSPRVGLDDGVAAIRVVEAARESVRLGKVVRIDVQARS; encoded by the coding sequence ATGGAGGGCGGCGGAGGACCGCACATCAGCATGTTAGGTCAGTTCATCAGCATGGTCAAGCTGCGAAGGATATGTATAAAGGAGAATCCATGCAGGTTGGCACCGTCAGTTGAGGCGAAAGGATGCATGACGATTCCCAAGATCGGAATAGTGGGCACTGGTGCAATGGGAAGGATACATGCCAGAGTACTCAGCAACATACGTGCACTCGAAGCCGTGGCAGACACTTCGATTGATAGAGCGAGGCAAGTCGCCGAGACGTATGGAGTCCGCGCATTTGATGGTTTTGAGTCCATGTTGCAGGAGACAAGGCTGGACGGAGTGATAGTCGCCACTCCCACGCCTACACATGCCTCAATCGCAAAGAGCATTGCGTCAGACTATGAGGGCATAAGAGGTATACTGATTGAAAAGCCCTTGGCCAGTACACTGGCCGATGCAGAGAGCGTTGCAAGGGTTCTGAAGAAGAGGGGAATCATCGCCATTGTGTCACATTCCGAGATCTACAACCCGGTCGTGGAGAGAGCGCTTTCACTCATACGCAGCAGTGCTATCGGAAAGCCCAGAGCAGTGATTCATGACCGGAGGGGGTTCGTTCAGGCCTCACGAATACCGTCGCTGGGAGACGTGTTCGAGGACATCGGTGTTCACGACTTTGACATAATGTCCAGAATCAGCAGTGGACCAGCGGGACTATATGCTATTGGCAGTGAATCAGACCGTGTGTGCAACTCTGCGACCGTGCTAGTCAAGTTCGATAGTGGCACAGAGCATGTGTTCCATCTGTCAAGGCAGTACGCAGGCAGGACTAGGTCTATGGACGTGTCGGGAACCAAAGGGGTGCTAGTGCTTGATCTCTTTGGACAGATAATCAAGATTCAGGACCTTGACCAAGAGCCTTCTGCGGACGGCAGGGCCATCAGTCTTCCCGAGAGAGGTGCCACTGTCAAGGTCTACGGAGAGCCAGTACAGGAAGTACTCAATGACTTCATAAGATGCATTGAAATGGGCTCAAGTCCACGTGTCGGCCTAGACGACGGAGTGGCCGCGATCAGGGTGGTAGAAGCAGCACGTGAGTCAGTCCGTTTGGGCAAGGTAGTGAGGATTGACGTTCAGGCACGGTCCTGA
- a CDS encoding tRNA (N(6)-L-threonylcarbamoyladenosine(37)-C(2))-methylthiotransferase, with amino-acid sequence MDERFYIETYGCSLNASDTDLITSLLRDLGAERVNHVEDADVVFINTCGVKTPTEDKIIHRLEELSGCVKPVVVVGCLPRIHLTRVTAAIPSYAAILGPQSLDVLEDVFQRVVNGERGIVSLTSGPASKLEFLRTTAPGVIYTIPICEGCLGACTYCAVRFARGPVRSYSIDRLRQVAERSVHLGYKEIRLTAQDTGAFGSDTGEDLVGLLRTLDGIPGVHRFRLGMFNVNLVERLLPDMLDVMRSSHFFRFFHIPVQSGSDAILRAMNRRYTSLEWERVVHAIRAALPDATIATDVIVGFPGETDSDFELTLSILKRATPDVVNISKYGDRPGTEASKSDRKVKTATKKERGRVVSDLVSHMSIEAAKRWIGWTGPVLITSATADGVSFGRTPSYRPITLDESLEPGKTVNAQIVDARRTHLIGTVQDRA; translated from the coding sequence TTGGACGAAAGGTTCTACATTGAGACCTATGGCTGTTCACTCAATGCCTCTGATACTGACCTGATTACCTCTCTTCTTCGCGATTTGGGCGCAGAGAGAGTGAATCACGTTGAGGACGCCGACGTGGTCTTCATTAACACATGTGGAGTGAAAACGCCCACGGAAGACAAGATCATCCACAGACTCGAGGAGCTATCCGGTTGTGTGAAGCCCGTTGTGGTCGTGGGTTGCCTACCTAGAATACACCTGACAAGAGTCACAGCTGCAATACCCTCCTATGCGGCCATTCTGGGACCCCAGTCGTTGGATGTTCTCGAGGATGTGTTCCAGCGAGTAGTGAATGGTGAGAGAGGAATTGTCAGTCTGACCTCCGGCCCGGCTTCGAAACTCGAGTTCTTACGGACAACTGCCCCAGGGGTGATATACACTATCCCCATCTGTGAGGGATGCCTGGGTGCCTGTACATATTGTGCGGTGCGTTTCGCTCGCGGACCTGTAAGAAGCTACTCCATAGACCGTCTCAGACAGGTCGCGGAGCGCAGTGTCCACCTCGGCTACAAGGAGATTCGGCTCACCGCCCAAGACACGGGTGCCTTTGGTAGCGACACAGGAGAGGACTTGGTTGGTCTTCTGCGCACTCTGGATGGCATCCCGGGTGTGCACAGGTTCAGGCTGGGAATGTTCAATGTAAACCTGGTTGAGAGGCTCCTTCCCGATATGCTAGACGTAATGCGGTCGTCACACTTTTTCAGGTTCTTCCACATTCCAGTGCAGTCCGGTAGCGATGCGATACTCAGAGCCATGAACCGCAGGTACACTTCTCTTGAGTGGGAGCGGGTAGTCCACGCTATCCGTGCAGCTCTGCCTGATGCGACGATTGCGACTGATGTGATTGTGGGCTTCCCCGGTGAGACCGATTCCGACTTTGAGCTGACTCTATCCATCTTGAAACGAGCAACTCCAGATGTGGTGAACATCTCGAAGTATGGCGACCGGCCAGGAACCGAGGCCTCTAAGTCGGACAGAAAGGTGAAGACCGCGACAAAGAAGGAACGGGGCAGGGTGGTTTCCGACTTGGTGAGTCATATGAGCATAGAGGCTGCCAAGAGGTGGATTGGGTGGACTGGCCCTGTGCTCATCACCAGCGCAACTGCAGATGGTGTCAGCTTCGGCCGCACTCCATCTTACCGACCCATCACACTGGACGAGAGTCTTGAACCGGGAAAGACAGTGAACGCGCAGATTGTAGATGCGAGGAGAACCCATCTCATTGGGACGGTTCAGGACCGTGCCTGA
- a CDS encoding MoaD family protein: MRVTIKSFGPVRRALGSNVVDVEVSLGATVADVIRRAVSDRGASAASIILNGNDISGNLIILLNRRDTDHLQGLLTPVHDGDEITILPHVQGG; encoded by the coding sequence ATGCGAGTCACAATCAAGTCCTTTGGACCAGTCCGACGCGCTCTTGGGAGTAACGTTGTCGATGTTGAGGTGTCTTTAGGTGCGACCGTTGCTGATGTCATAAGGCGAGCTGTTTCGGACAGGGGTGCATCTGCCGCAAGCATCATACTGAATGGAAACGATATCAGCGGCAATCTAATCATACTCTTGAACCGACGTGACACGGACCATCTTCAAGGGCTACTGACGCCTGTGCACGATGGAGATGAGATTACTATCCTGCCGCATGTACAAGGAGGATAG